From one Lycium ferocissimum isolate CSIRO_LF1 chromosome 7, AGI_CSIRO_Lferr_CH_V1, whole genome shotgun sequence genomic stretch:
- the LOC132064446 gene encoding uncharacterized protein LOC132064446 codes for MLRLRAFRPTNDKIVKIHMHPTHPWLVTADASDHVSVWNWEHRQIIYELKPGGVDERRLVGAKLEKLAEGESEPRGKPTEAIRGGSVKQVSFYDDDVRFWQLWRNQSAAAESPAAAGHVTSTFTSPAASTKGRHFLVICCENKAIFLDLVTMRGRDVPKQELDNRSLLCMVFLSKTTAADGPLVAFGGSDGVIRVLSMITWKLARRYTGGHKGAISCLMNFMAASGESLLVSGGSDGLLILWSADNALDSRELVPKLSLKAHDGGVIAVELSRVIGSAPQLITIGADKTLAIWDTVSFKELRRIKPVPKLACHSVASWCHPRAPNLDILTCVKDSHIWAVEHPTYSALTRPLCELSALVPPQLLTSHKKLKVYSMVAHPLQPHLVATGTNIGIILCEFDQKSLPPVAVLPTPAESREHTAVYVVERELKLLQFQLSNTTAPALGSNGSLSDTGRFRGEIPEQLHVKQTKKHITTPAPHDSYSVLSVSSSGKYLAIVWPDIPYFSIYKVSDWSVVDSGSARLLAWDTCRDRFALLESALAPRIPIIPKGSSRKAKEAAAAAAQAAAAAASAASSAAVQVRILLDDGTSNVLMKSVGSRSEPVIGLHGGALLGVAYRTSRRVSPAAASAISTIQSMPLSGFGGSSVSSFSTMEDGSQRSAAEAAPQNFQLYSWETFQPVGGLLPQPDWTAWDQTVEYCAFGYPQHIVICSLRPQFRYLGDVAIPFATGAVWQRRQLFVATPTTVECVFVDAGVALIDIESKRRKEEMKLKEAQSRAIAEHGELALITVDNQQTNPQERIALRPPMLQVVRLASFQHAPSIPPFLSLPRQSKVDGDPSSVLKEMEARKASEVAVGGGGVAVAVTRFPAEQTRPVGPLVIVGVRDGVLWLVDRYMCAHAISLSHPGIRCRCLAAYGDAVSAVKWASRLGREHHDDLAQFMLGMGYATEALHLPGISKRLEFDLALQSTDLKRALQCLLTMSNSRDIGQETVGLDLNDLMNMTKKKENVVDAVQGVVKFAKEFMDLIDAADATAQADIAREALKRLAAAGSIKGALRGQELRGVALRLANHGELTRLSNLVNNLISVGAGREAAFAAALLGDNVLMEKAWQETGMLAEAVLHAHAHGRPSMRTLVQAWNKTLQKEMEHTPSMKTDAAAAFLASLEGPKLTSLADAAKKPPIEILPPGMASLYGPNPGQPKPLLGKLGLAQPGKPLLLEGSKTTAPIGSVPAGSDTTATSESGVPPKSENGASTTPESSNPPAPDSGAAPAPVSGAAPASETGAAPASETGAAPATETGAAPPTETAAAPAPETATVPAPENGAAPAESSTSQASHSDASVAAEAIVPAAPALNEKPSDYLALVPSTSAAMEPTTTGSIVPSTSATGPPLAPENKKPSFPDEPLMIDFS; via the exons ATGTTGCGTCTAAGGGCATTTCGCCCTACAAATGACAAGATCGTCAAGATTCATATGCATCCCACGCACCCTTGGCTCGTTACCGCTGATGCATCCGATCACGTCTCCGTTTGGAATTGGGAACACCGCCAG ATTATTTATGAACTGAAACCTGGTGGTGTTGATGAGCGCCGTTTGGTTGGTGCCAAATTGGAAAAACTTGCTGAGGGCGAATCAG AGCCTAGAGGGAAACCTACAGAAGCCATACGAGGTGGGAG TGTAAAGCAGGTTAGCTTTTACGATGATGATGTACGCTTTTGGCAACTCTGGCGTAATCAGTCTGCTGCTGCCGAGTCCCCAGCAGCTGCTGGTCATGTCACTTCAACTTTTACTTCTCCTGCTGCATCAACCAAAGGACGCcattttcttgttatttgttgtgAGAACAAAGCTATTTTTTTAGACTTGGTGACGATGCGTGGTCGTGATGTACCGAAGCAGGAGCTTGACAACAGATCACTTCTATG TATGGTGTTCCTGTCTAAAACAACTGCTGCTGATGGCCCTCTTGTGGCTTTTGGAGGGTCAGATGGTGTAATTAGAGTTCTTTCGATGATAACATGGAAG CTTGCGCGAAGATACACAGGAGGTCATAAGGGAGCAATTTCTTGTTTGATGAATTTCATGGCTGCTTCTGGCGAG TCTCTTCTAGTTTCTGGTGGGAGTGACGGATTGCTTATACTTTGGAGTGCAGACAACGCTCTTGATTCAAGAGAACTTGTTCCCAAGCTCAGCTTAAAA GCTCATGATGGTGGGGTTATTGCTGTAGAGCTCTCCAGAGTGATTGGTAGTGCACCACAGCTCATTACTATTGGTGCTGATAAAACATTAGCAATCTGGGACACAGTCTCCTTTAAG GAATTGCGTCGAATAAAACCCGTTCCAAAACTAGCTTGTCACAGTGTAGCATCGTGGTGCCACCCACGGGCTCCCAACCTCGATATCCTGACCTGTGTCAAAGATTCTCATATATG GGCTGTCGAGCACCCCACCTATTCTGCTCTTACAAGGCCATTGTGTGAACTTTCTGCACTAGTTCCTCCACAATTACTTACCTCTCACAAGAAGCTGAAG GTTTATTCTATGGTTGCACACCCTTTACAGCCACACCTTGTAGCTACTGGAACCAATATTGGCATTATTCTGTGTGAATTTGATCAGAAGTCTCTTCCTCCTGTAGCAGTACTGCCAACACCAGCAGAAAGTCGTGAACATACTGCTGTCTATGTAGTTGAAAGGGAATTGAAGCTGTTGCAATTTCAGTTATCTAACACCACTGCTCCAGCACTCGGAAGTAATGGCTCTTTGAGTGACACAGGAAGGTTCAGAGGAGAGATTCCTGAACAACTCCACGTCAAACAAACCAAAAAGCATATTACTACTCCAGCTCCGCACGATTCGTACTCAGTTCTTTCTGTCAGCAGTTCTGGGAA GTATCTAGCAATTGTATGGCCTGATATTCCTTACTTCTCTATCTACAAAGTCAGCGATTGGTCAGTTGTTGATTCTGGAAGCGCAAGGCTTTTGGCTTGGGATACTTGTCGAGATAGGTTTGCTTTGTTGGAATCTGCACTTGCTCCTAGAATTCCCATTATTCCAAAAGGCTCATCTAGAAAAGCGAAGGAAGCTGCTGCAGCTGCAGCACAGGCAGCAGCAGCTGCTGCATCTGCTGCTTCTTCTGCTGCTGTTCAAGTTCGTATATTGCTGGATGACGGGACATCAAATGTATTAATGAAGTCGGTGGGAAGCCGGAGTGAACCAGTTATTGGCTTGCATGGAGGGGCATTACTTGGTGTGGCCTATCGAACTTCTCGAAGGGTTAGTCCTGCTGCTGCTTCAGCAATTTCAACAATTCAGTCTATGCCATTATCAGGCTTTGGAGGTAGTTCTGTATCTTCATTTAGCACCATGGAAGACGGTTCTCAAAGATCTGCAGCTGAAGCAGCACCTCAGAACTTCCAATTATACAGCTGGGAAACATTTCAACCAGTGGGTGGTCTTCTTCCTCAACCAGATTGGACAGCATGGGACCAAACAGTTGAGTATTGTGCTTTTGGTTATCCGCagcacattgtcatatgttctTTGCGTCCACAGTTTAGATACTTGGGGGATGTGGCAATTCCTTTTGCCACTGGGGCAGTTTGGCAGCGAAGGCAGTTATTTGTTGCTACTCCTACTACCGTTGAGTGTGTTTTTGTGGATGCTGGGGTTGCGCTTATTGACATAGAATCAAAACGAAGAAAAGAGGAAATGAAACTTAAAGAGGCACAGTCAAGAGCTATTGCTGAACATGGAGAATTAGCCTTGATAACAGTCGACAATCAACAAACAAATCCACAAGAGAGGATAGCATTGAGACCCCCAATGCTACAAGTTGTGCGGTTGGCTTCTTTTCAGCATGCGCCCTCTATTCCTCCATTTCTGTCATTGCCTAGGCAGTCAAAAGTTGATGGTGATCCATCGAGTGTGCTCAAGGAGATGGAAGCTCGTAAAGCTAGTGAGGTGGCagttggtggtggtggggttGCAGTAGCTGTCACTCGTTTTCCTGCAGAGCAAACACGTCCAGTTGGACCTCTTGTTATTGTAGGTGTTCGAGATGGTGTTCTTTGGCTAGTTGATAGATACATGTGTGCTCATGCAATATCCCTTAGCCACCCTGGTATCCGTTGCCGATGTTTGGCAGCTTATGGAGATGCTGTTAGTGCTGTAAAATGGGCCAGTAGACTTGGCAGAGAACACCATGATGATTTAGCGCAATTTATGCTTGGGATGGGTTATGCTACTGAAGCACTTCATTTACCTGGAATATCCAAGAGGCTAGAGTTTGATCTGGCCTTGCAGAGCACTGATTTGAAAAGAGCACTTCAGTGCCTTCTAACAATGAGCAACAGCAGAGATATTGGGCAAGAAACTGTTGGATTGGATCTGAACGATCTGATGAACAtgacaaaaaagaaggaaaatgttgTTGATGCTGTTCAAGGAGTAGTTAAATTTGCCAAGGAGTTTATGGATCTCATTGATGCTGCAGATGCTACAGCACAAGCTGATATTGCTCGTGAAGCTCTTAAAAGACTAGCTGCTGCTGGTTCTATAAAGGGAGCTCTACGAGGTCAGGAATTAAGAGGTGTTGCTTTACGGCTTGCAAATCATGGGGAGTTAACACGACTCAGT AACTTGGTAAACAACTTGATATCAGTTGGTGCGGGACGGGAGGCTGCATTTGCAGCTGCACTTTTGGGAGACAATGTACTTATGGAGAAAGCATGGCAGGAAACTGGGATGCTTGCTGAGGCTGTACTACATGCACAt gctCATGGTCGACCTTCGATGAGAACCTTGGTCCAGGCATGGAACAAAACGTTGCAGAAGGAGATGGAGCACACTCCATCAATGAAAACTGATGCAGCAGCTGCATTTTTGGCCTCTCTCGAGGGGCCTAAGCTCACAAGTTTGGCAGATGCTGCAAAGAAGCCACCAATTGAAATACTGCCACCTGGTATGGCATCTCTGTACGGTCCTAATCCCGGTCAACCCAAACCTCTTCTGGGCAAGCTGGGCTTGGCACAACCTGGCAAACCACTACTTTTGGAAGGATCTAAAACGACAGCACCAATTGGTTCTGTTCCAGCTGGAAGCGACACAACTGCAACATCAGAATCAGGTGTTCCTCCTAAATCAGAAAATGGGGCTTCAACTACACCAGAATCAAGTAATCCACCTGCGCCAGACTCTGGTGCTGCACCTGCACCAGTCTCTGGTGCTGCACCCGCATCAGAGACTGGTGCTGCACCCGCATCAGAGACTGGTGCTGCACCCGCAACAGAAACTGGTGCTGCACCCCCGACAGAAACTGCTGCTGCACCTGCTCCAGAAACTGCTACTGTACCTGCTCCAGAAAATGGTGCCGCTCCTGCAGAATCAAGTACATCCCAAGCATCACACTCGGATGCTTCAGTTGCTGCTGAAGCAATTGTGCCTGCTGCACCAGCACTTAATGAAAAGCCCTCAGACTATCTGGCCTTGGTCCCATCAACTTCAGCTGCTATGGAACCAACTACAACCGGCTCAATTGTTCCATCGACTTCAGCCACGGGTCCACCACTTGCACCAGAAAATAAGAAACCAAGTTTTCCTGATGAGCCTCTAATGATTGATTTTTCTTGA
- the LOC132064445 gene encoding uncharacterized protein LOC132064445, producing the protein MPTYTAIAFENLLEPRKSSYAKQQQLTNERNEEEEEEKVAPANHIYISPALYITPEPAPIPETSSGSLSPSPYVVNHKRRGGGSGGAAFANRKLDEQVNNENTDLDLNLNLKEEEELLAVEDNSFEEEEDEGFLDPRCDVFSIGSVNEVMKGLDCRSIVSAQGEFFDADEDFSLEGSSLNGSASGANIELELRATRLKLLEEIERRKTAEDALNMMRCQWQNISNVLSGSGLTLPSPSDVIGGMQFDNASIEQLSQEVIVTRFVAEAIGKGQARAEAELAAESILESKNQEISRLRDRLRYYEAVNHEMSQRNQEIIDVARKQRQRKRTQRKWLWGCIGLSAAIGVSVVAYNYLPQTSKHQPIANSSESTGAGTHETA; encoded by the exons ATGCCGACTTACACAGCAATAGCCTTCGAGAATCTTCTCGAACCTCGTAAATCCTCCTACGCAAAGCAACAACAGCTAACAAACgagagaaatgaagaagaagaagaagaaaaagttgcACCGGcgaaccacatatatatatcaccggCGTTGTACATAACACCTGAGCCAGCTCCGATTCCAGAAACTTCTTCTGGTTCCCTCTCTCCTTCTCCTTATGTAGTCAACCACAAGCGACGTGGCGGCGGTAGTGGAGGAGCTGCCTTTGCCAACCGGAAACTTGATGAGCAAGTTAACAATGAGAACACTGATTtagatttgaatttgaatttgaaagaggagGAGGAGTTATTAGCTGTTGAGGATAATtcatttgaagaagaagaagatgagggATTTTTGGATCCGAGATGTGATGTGTTTAGTATTGGAAGTGTTAATGAGGTGATGAAAGGGCTTGATTGCCGTAGCATTGTGTCTGCTCAAGGCGAATTCTTTGATGCCGATGAAG ATTTCTCCTTGGAAGGATCATCTCTTAATGGATCTGCATCTGGCGCTAATATTGAATTGGAACTGCGTGCCACAAGGCTTAAACTCCTTGAGGAAATTGAAAGGAGAAAAACTGCAGAGGATGCTCTTAATATGATGCGATGTCAGTGGCAGAATATCAGTAATGTTCTATCTGGGTCAGGGTTAACACTTCCTTCACCTTCAGATGTCATTGGTGGTATGCAGTTTGATAATGCTTCAATTGAGCAGCTCTCTCAGGAAGTAATTGTCACAAGATTTGTTGCTGAAGCAATAGGAAAAGGTCAAGCTCGTGCAGAAGCTGAACTAGCTGCAGAGTCAATACTTGAATCAAAAAACCAGGAGATTTCAAGGCTGAGAGACAGGCTCCGATACTACGAGGCTGTAAATCATGAGATGTCCCAGAGAAATCAGGAAATCATTG ATGTTGCTCGGAAGCAGCGACAGAGGAAAAGAACCCAGAGGAAGTGGCTATGGGGTTGTATAGGCCTCTCTGCTGCGATTGGCGTTTCAGTGGTTGCTTATAATTACCTGCCACAAACAAGTAAACATCAACCAATTGCAAACTCCAGTGAATCGACAGGTGCTGGCACTCACGAAACTGCCTAA